A single window of Streptomyces sp. NBC_00464 DNA harbors:
- the cbiQ gene encoding cobalt ECF transporter T component CbiQ: MGAGHAHKLYRHGHSPVHDLPPHCKLAAVFAFVVVVVTTPREAVWAFGLYALLIAGAAAAARIPAAFLLKRLLIEVPFVAFALLMPFVVPGEQTQVLGLSVSVPGLWGAWNVLAKGTLGVAASVLLASTTELRSLLLGLQRLKLPPLLVQIASFMIRYGDVITDEMRRMSIARRSRGFEARGIRQWGVLGKSAGALFIRSYERGERVHLAMVSRGYTGSMPVIDEVTASRTQWAYASVLPVLALVVCLLGWTV; this comes from the coding sequence ATGGGCGCGGGCCACGCACACAAGCTCTACCGGCACGGGCACTCGCCGGTCCACGACCTGCCGCCGCACTGCAAGCTCGCCGCGGTCTTCGCCTTCGTCGTGGTCGTCGTCACCACCCCGCGCGAAGCCGTGTGGGCCTTCGGGCTGTACGCGCTGCTGATCGCGGGCGCCGCCGCCGCGGCCCGTATCCCGGCCGCCTTCCTCCTCAAGCGGCTGCTGATCGAGGTGCCGTTCGTCGCGTTCGCCCTGCTCATGCCGTTCGTCGTACCCGGCGAGCAGACCCAGGTCCTCGGGCTCTCCGTCAGCGTCCCCGGACTCTGGGGCGCCTGGAACGTCCTCGCCAAGGGCACCCTCGGCGTCGCCGCCTCCGTGCTCCTCGCCTCCACCACCGAGCTGCGCTCCCTGCTGCTCGGCCTCCAGCGGCTGAAGCTGCCCCCGCTGCTCGTCCAGATCGCCTCCTTCATGATCCGGTACGGCGATGTGATCACCGACGAGATGCGCCGGATGTCCATCGCCCGCCGCTCACGCGGATTCGAGGCGCGCGGGATCCGGCAGTGGGGTGTCCTCGGCAAGTCGGCGGGCGCCCTGTTCATCCGGTCGTACGAGCGCGGCGAACGCGTCCACCTCGCGATGGTCAGCCGCGGCTACACCGGCTCCATGCCCGTCATCGACGAGGTGACGGCCTCGCGCACCCAGTGGGCGTACGCCTCGGTACTCCCCGTGCTCGCCCTTGTCGTCTGTCTGCTGGGATGGACCGTATGA
- a CDS encoding energy-coupling factor ABC transporter ATP-binding protein: MSQPSATSVPPPSLEVSGLAYAYPDGHQALFGVDLTVARGERVALLGPNGAGKTTLVLHLNGILDAGAGSVRVAGLPVEKRNLAEIRRRVGIVFQDPDDQLFMPTVREDVAFGPAAGGMRGAELEERVTEALKQVGMEEYANRPPHHLSFGQRRRVAVATVLAMRPEILVLDEPSSNLDPASRRELADILRSLDVTVLMVTHDLPYALELCGRAVILSEGVIAADNRTQDLLCDEELMRAHRLELPFGFDPRSVTVNIG; the protein is encoded by the coding sequence ATGAGCCAGCCCTCCGCCACGTCCGTACCGCCCCCCTCCCTGGAGGTCAGCGGTCTCGCCTACGCCTACCCCGACGGCCACCAGGCGCTCTTCGGCGTCGACCTGACCGTCGCCCGCGGCGAGCGCGTCGCCCTGCTCGGCCCGAACGGCGCCGGCAAGACCACCCTCGTCCTCCACCTCAACGGCATCCTCGACGCCGGAGCCGGCAGCGTCCGGGTCGCCGGGCTCCCCGTCGAGAAGCGCAACCTCGCCGAGATCCGCCGCCGCGTCGGCATCGTCTTCCAGGACCCCGACGACCAGCTCTTCATGCCCACCGTCCGCGAGGACGTCGCCTTCGGGCCCGCCGCCGGCGGAATGCGCGGCGCCGAACTGGAGGAGCGCGTCACCGAAGCGCTCAAGCAGGTCGGCATGGAGGAGTACGCCAACCGGCCGCCGCACCACCTCTCCTTCGGCCAGCGCCGCCGCGTCGCCGTCGCCACGGTCCTCGCCATGCGGCCGGAGATCCTCGTCCTGGACGAGCCCTCCTCCAACCTCGACCCGGCCTCCCGCCGCGAACTCGCCGACATCCTGCGGTCCTTGGACGTCACCGTGCTGATGGTGACGCACGACCTGCCGTACGCCCTGGAGCTCTGCGGCCGCGCGGTCATCCTCAGCGAAGGCGTCATCGCCGCCGACAACCGCACCCAGGACCTCCTGTGCGACGAGGAACTGATGCGCGCCCACCGGCTGGAGCTCCCCTTCGGGTTCGACCCGCGTTCCGTGACGGTGAACATCGGGTGA
- a CDS encoding energy-coupling factor ABC transporter permease has product MHVPDGFINAPVSAVAGVVAAGAVAVSLKGARRELGGTSRLSGAESGGERTAPLAGLVAAFIFAVQMLNFPVAAGTSGHLLGGALAAILVGPYTGILCISVVLLMQGILFADGGLTALGVNILDMGIVTTVVAYALFRGLVGVLPRTRRSMTAASFVAALVSVPAAAAAFTLLYWIGGTTDIPIGKVFTAMVGVHVLIGIGEAAITALTVGAVIAVRPDLVHGARGLTAPLKLRIDGELVDAPAPARETAVAHRSTKGLWATGLVTALVLAGFVSFYASANPDGLEKVATDQGIDKEAKDHAAKDSPLADYGVKDVSDARLSGGLAGIIGVGATLVVGSGAFYVVSRRRRTDDEPAHSDSRTDEKV; this is encoded by the coding sequence ATGCATGTACCCGACGGATTCATCAACGCACCCGTCTCCGCCGTCGCCGGAGTCGTGGCCGCCGGAGCCGTGGCCGTCAGTCTGAAAGGGGCCCGGCGCGAGCTAGGGGGCACCTCCCGCTTGAGCGGAGCCGAGAGTGGGGGAGAGCGCACCGCGCCGCTGGCCGGGCTGGTCGCCGCCTTCATCTTCGCCGTGCAGATGCTGAACTTCCCCGTCGCGGCCGGCACCAGCGGGCACCTGCTCGGCGGGGCACTGGCCGCGATCCTGGTCGGGCCGTACACCGGGATCCTCTGTATATCCGTCGTCCTGCTGATGCAGGGCATCCTCTTCGCCGACGGCGGGCTCACCGCGCTCGGCGTGAACATCCTCGACATGGGCATCGTGACCACCGTCGTCGCGTACGCCCTCTTCCGCGGCCTGGTCGGCGTGCTGCCCCGCACCCGCCGCTCCATGACCGCCGCGTCCTTCGTCGCCGCACTGGTCTCCGTACCGGCCGCCGCCGCCGCGTTCACGCTCCTGTACTGGATCGGCGGCACCACCGACATCCCGATCGGCAAGGTCTTCACCGCGATGGTCGGGGTCCACGTCCTGATCGGCATCGGTGAGGCCGCGATCACCGCGCTGACCGTCGGCGCCGTCATCGCCGTCCGCCCCGACCTGGTCCACGGCGCCCGCGGCCTCACCGCCCCGCTCAAGCTCCGTATCGACGGCGAACTCGTCGACGCCCCCGCCCCCGCCCGCGAGACCGCCGTCGCGCACCGCTCCACCAAGGGCCTGTGGGCCACCGGCCTGGTCACCGCCCTCGTCCTGGCCGGCTTCGTCTCCTTCTACGCCTCCGCCAACCCGGACGGCCTGGAGAAGGTCGCCACCGACCAGGGCATCGACAAGGAGGCCAAGGACCACGCCGCCAAGGACTCCCCGCTCGCCGACTACGGCGTCAAGGACGTCTCCGACGCCCGGCTCTCCGGCGGACTGGCCGGCATCATCGGCGTCGGCGCCACCCTCGTCGTCGGCAGCGGCGCCTTCTACGTGGTCAGCCGCCGCCGTCGTACGGACGACGAGCCCGCGCACAGCGACTCCCGCACCGACGAGAAGGTCTGA
- a CDS encoding SsgA family sporulation/cell division regulator, whose translation MSPVIKEHARARLVTDARDLPVVRVELRYDTADVPDTIHVAFPGGTEWVVTRDLLERGLRSPVERDSFRIWPCGRAQLVVEHHSAGGVEVVQFDSAPLIRFLRRTHSGATRTEAARA comes from the coding sequence ATGTCCCCCGTGATCAAAGAACATGCCCGCGCCCGGCTCGTCACCGACGCCCGCGACCTGCCCGTGGTCAGGGTCGAGCTGCGTTACGACACCGCCGATGTCCCCGACACGATCCATGTCGCCTTCCCCGGCGGCACGGAGTGGGTCGTCACCCGCGATCTGCTGGAGCGCGGACTGCGCTCCCCCGTCGAACGCGACAGCTTCCGGATCTGGCCGTGCGGCCGGGCCCAGCTCGTGGTCGAACACCATTCCGCGGGCGGCGTCGAGGTGGTGCAGTTCGACAGCGCGCCGCTGATCCGCTTCCTGCGGCGCACACACAGCGGGGCCACCAGAACCGAGGCCGCGCGCGCCTGA
- a CDS encoding MMPL family transporter: MATFLYKLGRLAFRRRRYVALIWVALLALAGFGAASASTATSSSFSIPGTEAQKAFDLLEQRFPASSADGATARIVFKAPEGEKMTDPANKAEVNKITSGLKSGSDQIASVVDPYAGKAVSKDGSTAYISVTYKVNSMELTDATREALEDSGEAAQKSGMTVEIGGDALQVMPETGATEIIGIALAAVVLVITFGSLIAAGLPLLTALIGVGIGVSSITALANVLDLGSTTSTLAMMIGLAVGIDYALFIVSRYRAELAEGREREEAAGRAVGTAGSAVVFAGLTVVIALVGLAVVNIPMLSKMGFAAAGTVAIAVLIALTLVPAMLGFVGKRVMGRKARKAAEAENKPDAKPNMGTRWARFVLRKPVWVLLVGVIGLGTIAVPAASLEMGLPDDGSQPTSTTQRRAYDLLSEGFGPGFNGSLLVVVDTANSSDGKTAAKQVGDEISGMKGVVAVTPATFNKAGDAAMITVVPKDRPSSVDTENVVHAIRDAGKDIKADTGAEVLVTGATAMNIDFSQKMNDALLPYLALVVGLAFLLLMVVFRSILVPLKAALGFLLSVVAALGAVVAVFQWGWLSGLFGVEQTGPIMSMMPIFMVGVVFGLAMDYEVFLVTRMREAYVHGEKPGQAIVTGFKHGARVVTAAAVIMMAVFSGFIGSSESMIKMIGFSLAIAVFFDAFVVRMAIVPAVLALLGKRAWWLPRWLDRVLPNVDVEGEGLRKELADPSDAGPGDAGPDTGDERELSRV, encoded by the coding sequence GTGGCCACATTCCTCTACAAGCTCGGACGGCTCGCCTTCCGGCGCCGCCGCTATGTCGCCCTGATCTGGGTGGCACTGCTGGCGCTCGCCGGATTCGGCGCGGCCTCCGCGTCCACCGCCACCTCCAGCTCCTTCTCGATCCCGGGTACGGAGGCCCAGAAGGCCTTCGACCTGCTGGAACAGCGATTCCCCGCGTCCAGCGCCGACGGCGCGACCGCGCGCATCGTCTTCAAGGCCCCCGAGGGCGAGAAGATGACGGACCCGGCCAACAAGGCCGAGGTCAACAAGATCACCTCCGGGCTGAAGTCGGGCTCGGACCAGATCGCCTCGGTCGTCGACCCGTACGCGGGAAAGGCCGTCTCCAAGGACGGCTCGACCGCGTACATCTCGGTGACGTACAAGGTCAACTCGATGGAGCTGACCGACGCGACCCGGGAGGCCCTGGAGGACTCGGGTGAGGCGGCGCAGAAGAGCGGGATGACCGTGGAGATCGGCGGTGACGCGCTCCAGGTGATGCCGGAGACCGGTGCCACCGAGATCATCGGTATCGCGCTGGCCGCGGTGGTGCTCGTCATCACCTTCGGCTCGCTGATCGCGGCGGGGCTGCCCCTGCTCACCGCACTGATCGGGGTCGGCATCGGCGTCTCGTCGATCACGGCACTGGCCAATGTGCTGGACCTCGGTTCCACCACCTCGACCCTCGCGATGATGATCGGCCTCGCCGTCGGCATCGACTACGCGCTCTTCATCGTCTCCCGCTACCGCGCCGAACTGGCCGAGGGCCGGGAACGCGAGGAGGCGGCCGGCCGTGCGGTCGGCACCGCGGGTTCCGCGGTCGTCTTCGCCGGGCTCACCGTCGTCATCGCCCTGGTCGGCCTCGCGGTCGTCAACATCCCGATGCTGTCGAAGATGGGCTTCGCCGCGGCCGGCACGGTCGCGATCGCCGTCCTGATCGCCCTCACCCTCGTCCCGGCCATGCTGGGCTTCGTGGGCAAGCGGGTCATGGGACGCAAGGCGCGCAAGGCCGCCGAGGCCGAGAACAAGCCCGACGCCAAGCCGAACATGGGCACCCGCTGGGCGCGGTTCGTGCTGCGCAAGCCGGTGTGGGTGCTGCTGGTCGGTGTGATCGGCCTGGGCACGATCGCCGTACCGGCCGCTTCGCTGGAGATGGGTCTGCCGGACGACGGCTCCCAGCCCACCAGCACCACCCAGCGCCGCGCCTACGACCTGCTCTCCGAGGGCTTCGGCCCCGGCTTCAACGGCTCGCTCCTGGTCGTCGTCGACACGGCGAACAGCTCCGACGGCAAGACCGCCGCGAAGCAGGTCGGTGACGAGATCTCCGGCATGAAGGGTGTCGTCGCCGTCACCCCGGCCACCTTCAACAAGGCCGGCGACGCGGCGATGATCACCGTCGTCCCGAAGGACCGGCCGAGCTCCGTCGACACGGAGAACGTGGTCCACGCGATCCGCGACGCGGGCAAGGACATCAAGGCCGACACCGGCGCCGAGGTGCTGGTCACCGGTGCCACCGCGATGAACATCGACTTCTCGCAGAAGATGAACGACGCGCTGCTGCCGTACCTGGCGCTCGTCGTCGGCCTCGCCTTCCTGCTGCTGATGGTGGTCTTCCGGTCGATCCTGGTGCCGCTGAAGGCGGCGCTCGGCTTCCTGCTCTCGGTCGTCGCGGCCCTGGGCGCGGTCGTCGCGGTCTTCCAGTGGGGCTGGCTCAGCGGACTGTTCGGGGTCGAGCAGACCGGTCCGATCATGTCGATGATGCCGATCTTCATGGTGGGTGTGGTCTTCGGTCTCGCGATGGACTACGAGGTCTTCCTCGTGACCCGGATGCGTGAGGCGTACGTCCACGGCGAGAAGCCCGGCCAGGCCATCGTCACCGGCTTCAAGCACGGTGCCCGGGTCGTCACGGCCGCGGCCGTGATCATGATGGCGGTCTTCTCCGGATTCATCGGATCCAGCGAGTCGATGATCAAGATGATCGGCTTCTCGCTCGCCATCGCCGTCTTCTTCGACGCGTTCGTCGTCCGCATGGCCATCGTGCCCGCGGTCCTCGCACTGCTCGGGAAGCGTGCCTGGTGGCTGCCGCGCTGGCTGGACCGGGTGCTGCCCAACGTGGACGTCGAGGGTGAGGGGCTGCGCAAGGAGCTCGCGGACCCCTCCGACGCAGGTCCGGGCGACGCCGGTCCGGACACCGGCGACGAGCGTGAGCTGAGCCGGGTCTGA